From a single Solenopsis invicta isolate M01_SB chromosome 4, UNIL_Sinv_3.0, whole genome shotgun sequence genomic region:
- the LOC105196119 gene encoding ribosomal RNA processing protein 36 homolog: MSDEEESLLTEDKDREQIREELKHMSFADLQKLKEKLGTKVYNEAIFGKKIKKKIEKIDFKRGNKNRPREMSSKKPVPTSCVELTQVKKVVSRDPRFDSLCGTFNEKAFKNSYAFINKLKENDLQTLQKELKQTTDLKAIKKIKYLIQRLENQLREEKRKKEKEEKKQQEKKELLDSIKQGEKPVFKKKSEKKVLDLVSQYEELKNTGKLKKHIQRLRKKNKHKDRTKLGVDRIK; the protein is encoded by the exons ATGAGTGATGAGGAAGAATCCCTACTTACAGAAGATAAAGATCGt GAACAAATACGAGAGGAATTAAAACATATGAGTTTTGCggatttgcaaaaattaaaagagaaattagGAACCAAGGTATACAATGAGGCGATATTTGGAaagaagattaaaaagaaaatagagaaaatagattttaaacgGGGGAATAAGAACAGGCCACGAGAGATGTCCTCCAAGAAACCAGTTCCCACATCATGTGTAGAGTTGACTCAAGTAAAAAAAGTCGTATCCCGAGACCCACGATTTGATAGTTTATGTGGTACATTTAATGAAAAAGCTTTCAAGAATTCTTATgcatttattaacaaattgaaGGAAAATGATCTTCAAACTttgcaaaaagaattaaaacaaaCTACAGATCTAAAAGCtataaagaagataaaatatctCATTCAAAGACTTGAAAATCAATTAAgggaagagaagagaaagaaggagaaagaagagaagaaacaGCAGGAAAAGAAGGAGCTGCTGGATTCTATTAAACAAGGAGAGAAGCCTGTGTTCAAAAAAAAGT CTGAAAAGAAAGTCTTGGATTTAGTTTCACAATATGAAGAATTGAAAAATACTGGTAAACTGAAGAAACACATTCAGAGACTGCGGAAGAAGAATAAACACAAGGATAGGACAAAATTAGGAGTAGACAGAATAAAGTGa